The nucleotide window ATCTTACAGAGAGCCGAGGCGAGCATCCACGACACGGGTCGTGGGTACTGAGCCCGTCTCTCCGAGTATTATTCTGCGCTGCTTGCGTTGAAGCTCTCTAACACGAGTTCGTAGAACCCGGTCCGTTCACTGAAGTGTGCCGCTTGTTCGGGAGCGACTTCCTTCGTCCAGTCTTTCAGCATCTCGGAGGAGACGGTGAACCACGAGGTCAAGTCGACGCCAGCCTGTTCCATCCGGGACATAGCTGCCTGCTCAGCTCGGTCGTTGAGCGAGCCCGACGCGTCGAGCACCGCTTGGACGTTGTATCCTTCTTGAGCCGCGCTAATTGCCGGGAACGCCACGCAGACTTCGGTGAGAATACCGGCCATGATCAAGTTCGACCGACCCGTCGCCTCGACGGCCTCGACGAACGCTGGGTCATCCCATGCGTTGACGAGTGAGCGGTCGATTACCTCGACTTCCGGGAACATCTCGTTCAGCTTGGGGAGGAGCGGACCGTTCGGACCCTCGGCGCGGCTGGTAGTGAGCACGACCGGAAGGTCGTACAGCTTTGCGACCTCGGCGAGCGCGAGAACGTTGTTGCGGAGCGAAACCGT belongs to Haloferax mediterranei ATCC 33500 and includes:
- a CDS encoding hydrolase; translation: MAPTDTDDKSSPFFDEDDAALLLIDHQTGLLQGVENQDTVSLRNNVLALAEVAKLYDLPVVLTTSRAEGPNGPLLPKLNEMFPEVEVIDRSLVNAWDDPAFVEAVEATGRSNLIMAGILTEVCVAFPAISAAQEGYNVQAVLDASGSLNDRAEQAAMSRMEQAGVDLTSWFTVSSEMLKDWTKEVAPEQAAHFSERTGFYELVLESFNASSAE